The window TTCGTGGCATTCACGGTTTTTTTCATTCAGTACTTTAGAGCGAGAGTTCGAGTCGTTTGCGAGTCTGACGAGGCGGCGGAGTGAAGCTCTTCACCATGCACGACGCGATCGCGGAGCACGTCCCTGACGGCTGCTCGGTCGCGTTGGGATTGCAACTGGAGCAGATGATCCCGTTCGCCGCCGGGCACGAGATCATCCGCCAGAAGAAGCGTGGGCTGACGCTCATCGGGCCGATCTCGGATGTGCTGTTCGACCAGCTCATCGGAGCCGGTTGTGTGGAGCGCGTCATCGCCGCCTGGGTGGGCAACGTGATGATGGGTTCGGCGTACAACTTCCGCCGTGCCGTCGAGTCCGGCAGCGTCAAGGTCACGGACATGACCAACTTCGGCGTCGCGCTGGCTCTCGAGGCGGCTGCCATGGGAGTTCCGTTCCTGCCCGCGCGTACGGCCCTGGGCTCGGACGTCGCCCGTGACAACGAATTCTTCACCGAGTTCCCCTCGCCGTTTACGGGAGAGAAGCTACAGGCAGTCCGCGCCATTACGCCCGACGTCGCCGTCGTCCACGTACAGCGCGCCGACGCCCACGGCAACGCCCACTGCTGGGGCAACTTCGGAGTGATGCTGGAAGGAGTACGGGCGGCGCGGCGGGTGATCGTCGTAGCGGAGAAGATCGTCGAGCCGGAAGTGATTTCGAGCGACCCCAACCGTACCGTGATCCCCGGCTTCCTGGTCAGCGCCGTGGTCGAGTGCCCGTACGGGGCGCATCCTTCGCCGGTGCAGGGCTGCTACAAGCGGGACGACGCCGCTTTTCAGCAATACCACGAGCAGACCAAGACGCCCACGGACTTTCAGGCGTGGCTGGAGCGCTGGGTGCAGGGCGTGGCCGACCGGCGCGAATATATGGACCGCATTGGGGC of the Terriglobales bacterium genome contains:
- a CDS encoding CoA-transferase codes for the protein MKLFTMHDAIAEHVPDGCSVALGLQLEQMIPFAAGHEIIRQKKRGLTLIGPISDVLFDQLIGAGCVERVIAAWVGNVMMGSAYNFRRAVESGSVKVTDMTNFGVALALEAAAMGVPFLPARTALGSDVARDNEFFTEFPSPFTGEKLQAVRAITPDVAVVHVQRADAHGNAHCWGNFGVMLEGVRAARRVIVVAEKIVEPEVISSDPNRTVIPGFLVSAVVECPYGAHPSPVQGCYKRDDAAFQQYHEQTKTPTDFQAWLERWVQGVADRREYMDRIGACRQQELAVEKHAYAAQADFGY